From the Oryza glaberrima chromosome 5, OglaRS2, whole genome shotgun sequence genome, one window contains:
- the LOC127774015 gene encoding pentatricopeptide repeat-containing protein At3g49170, chloroplastic, producing MAAAVAALPGKLPRQPPPPPPPPSPPNSTFPRYPRSLAAHPALSSSHPSDVSALLAAAARAGDLRLGRALHRRLLRGDLLDRDAVVANSLLTLYSRCGAVASARNVFDGMRGLRDIVSWTAMASCLARNGAERGSLLLIGEMLESGLLPNAYTLCAVAHACFPHELYCLVGGVVLGLVHKMGLWGTDVAVGSALIDMLARNGDLASARKVFDGLIEKTVVVWTLLISRYVQGECAEEAVELFLDFLEDGFEPDRYTMSSMISACTELGSVRLGLQLHSLALRMGLASDACVSCGLVDMYAKSNIGQAMDYANKVFKRMPKNDVISWTALISGYVQSGVQENKVMALFGEMLNKSIKPNHITYSSILKSCASISDHDSGRQVHAHVIKSNQASAHTVGNALVSMYAESGCMEEARRVFNQLYERSMIPCITEGRDFPLDHRIVRMDVGISSSTFASLISAAASVGMLTKGQQLHAMSLKAGFGSDRFVSNSLVSMYSRCGYLEDACRSFNELKDRNVISWTSMISGLAKHGHVGLVREGKEYFRSMQRDHGLIPRMEHYACMVDLLARSGLVKEALEFINEMPLKADALVWKTLLGACRSHDNIEVGEIAAKNVIELEPRDPAPYVLLSNLYADAGLWDEVARIRSAMRDNNLNKETGLSWMEVENTTHEFRAGDTSHPRAQDIYGKLDTLVRQIKGMGYVPDTSIVLHDMSDELKEQYLLQHSEKIAVAFGLITTSAPKPIRIFKNLRVCADCHSAIKYMSKATRREIILRDSNRFHRMKDGECSCGEYW from the exons atggctgccgccgtcgccgccctccccggcAAGCTCccacggcagccgccgccgccgccgcctccaccttcaCCTCCCAATTCCACCTTCCCGCGCTACCCGAGGTCCTTGGCCGCACACCCCGCGCTCTCCTCGAGCCACCCCTCCGACGTGtcggcgctgctcgccgccgccgcgcgagcCGGCGACCTCCGCCTAGGGCGCGCGCTCCACCGCAGGCTCCTCCGCGGGGACCTCCTCGACAgagacgccgtcgtcgccaactCCCTCCTCACCCTCTACTCCAGGTGCGGCGCAGTGGCCTCCGCGCGCAacgtgttcgacggaatgcgcGGCCTGCGGGACATCGTCTCCTGGACGGCCATGGCGTCCTGCCTCGCTCGCAATGGCGCGGAGCGGGGATCCCTGCTGCTGATCGGCGAGATGCTCGAGTCGGGGCTACTGCCGAATGCGTACACACTGTGTGCCGTGGCGCACGCATGCTTCCCCCATGAGCTCTACTGCTTGGTCGGAGGCGTGGTCCTTGGGTTAGTACATAAGATGGGACTCTGGGGCACAGACGTAGCAGTGGGCAGTGCATTGATTGATATGCTTGCAAGGAATGGGGATCTGGCATCGGCACGCAAGGTGTTTGATGGATTAATCGAGAAGACGGTAGTCGTCTGGACGCTTCTGATTTCGCGCTATGTTCAGGGCGAGTGTGCAGAGGAGGCTGTTGAGCTTTTTCTAGATTTCTTGGAAGATGGCTTTGAGCCCGATAGGTACACCATGAGCAGTATGATTTCGGCATGTACAGAGCTGGGATCAGTCAGGTTGGGGCTGCAACTGCACTCTCTAGCACTCCGAATGGGGCTTGCATCTGATGCTTGTGTGAGCTGTGGGCTTGTGGACATGTATGCAAAGTCAAATATAGGACAGGCAATGGACTATGCTAACAAGGTATTCAAAAGGATGCCGAAGAATGATGTCATATCATGGACTGCACTAATATCAGGATATGTGCAATCTGGGGTTCAGGAAAACAAGGTTATGGCGCTCTTTGGAGAGATGTTGAATAAAAGTATCAAACCAAACCATATAACATATTCCAGTATTCTTAAGTCCTGTGCCAGTATTTCTGACCACGATTCAGGCAGACAGGTTCATGCTCATGTTATCAAATCCAACCAAGCTTCTGCACATACTGTTGGGAATGCTCTAGTCAGCATGTACGCTGAATCAGGCTGCATGGAGGAGGCTAGAAGGGTATTCAATCAACTATACGAAAGGAGCATGATTCCTTGCATAACTGAGGGAAGAGATTTTCCTCTAGATCATCGGATTGTGAGGATGGATGTGGGCATCAGCAGTTCCACATTTGCTAGCCTAATCAGTGCTGCTGCCAGTGTAGGTATGCTAACCAAAGGTCAGCAACTGCATGCCATGTCACTGAAGGCAGGATTCGGATCTGATAGATTCGTAAGCAACTCTCTTGTTTCCATGTATTCTAGGTGTGGTTACTTGGAGGATGCTTGCCGATCCTTCAATGAACTGAAGGATCGGAATGTGATCTCATGGACTTCAATGATCAGTGGCTTAGCAAAGCATGG TCATGTTGGTCTAGTGAGAGAAGGGAAAGAGTACTTCAGATCAATGCAGAGGGATCATGGACTCATACCAAGAATGGAGCATTATGCTTGCATGGTTGATCTGCTTGCAAGATCAGGCCTTGTTAAAGAAGCCCTTGAATTCATTAACGAAATGCCACTGAAAGCTGATGCATTGGTTTGGAAAACTCTTCTCGGCGCTTGTAGGAGCCATGACAATATTGAGGTAGGTGAAATCGCTGCTAAGAATGTCATAGAGCTTGAGCCACGAGATCCAGCTCCATATGTCCTTCTCTCAAACTTGTACGCTGATGCTGGTTTATGGGATGAAGTTGCAAGAATAAGGAGTGCAATGAGGGACAACAACTTGAACAAAGAAACTGGCTTGAGCTGGATGGAAGTTGAGAACACCACTCATGAGTTTCGAGCTGGTGACACCAGCCATCCGCGAGCACAAGACATCTATGGTAAGTTGGACACATTGGTCAGACAAATCAAAGGAATGGGCTATGTGCCGGACACAAGCATTGTGCTCCATGACATGTCGGATGAGCTGAAGGAGCAGTATCTGCTTCAGCACAGCGAGAAGATTGCCGTGGCATTTGGTTTGATTACTACTTCAGCACCAAAACCAATCAGAATATTTAAGAACCTCCGTGTTTGTGCTGATTGTCATTCTGCAATCAAATATATGTCCAAGGCCACCAGAAGGGAGATAATATTGAGAGATAGCAACAGGTTTCACAGGATGAAAGATGGGGAATGCTCGTGCGGAGAATACTGGTGA
- the LOC127774017 gene encoding leucine-rich repeat receptor-like serine/threonine-protein kinase BAM2, which yields MASASASAGGETPLVDRCIDAAAGGAATVEAWRRQRRSLERLPPQLADALLRRLAARRLLFPSLLEVFQHSVEEIDLSGHIAVDAEWLAYLGAFRYLRVLKLADCKNVNSSAVWALSGMSTLKEFDLSRCSKISDAGIKHIASIESLEKLHVSQTGLTDNGVMAISSLINLRLLDLGGVRFTDKALRSLQVLTQLEHLDIWGSEITNEGASVLIAFTSLSFLNISWTRVTCLPILPTLRCLNMSNCTIHSICNGEFQVLIHLEKLVISAASFGNIGEVFSSILPSSLTYLDMSSCSSSNLYFLGNMRNLEHLDLSYSRIISDAVEYIANIGMNLMFLSLSNSEVTSQALCVLAGTVPSLTTLSLAHTKIDDSALLYISMMPSLRILNLSRTCIKGFMMENSVKVLSLSALEELKYLESLNLNNTQLMDDVIPPLASFRALKYLFLKSDFLSDPALHALSSASNLIHLGFCGNILSTTGLRKFVPPATLRMLDLSGCWILTGDAISAFCTCHPVIEVRHELIQELQANYGGTSHLHKSSRQPQQVKAKVAKSLAGPSRLADICFVDERIKYSKEEMMELQHQAKSNSSMNVAQLPPELRRSV from the exons ATggcgtccgcctccgcctccgccggtgGCGAGACGCCGCTGGTCGACCGCTGcatcgacgcggcggcgggcggggccgCCACCGTGGAGGCGtggcgccgccagcgccgctcCCTGGAGCGCCTCCCCCCGCAGCTCGCCGacgcgctcctccgccgcctcgccgcccgccgcctcctcttcccttCCCTCCTCGA GGTTTTCCAGCACTCGGTGGAGGAGATCGATCTGAGCGGCCACATCGCCGTCGACGCGGAGTGGCTGGCTTACCTAGGAGCATTCCGGTATCTGAGGGTTCTGAAGCTTGCGGATTGCAAGAACGTCAACAGCTCTGCGGTCTGGGCTCTCTCCG GTATGAGTACGTTGAAAGAGTTTGATTTGTCAAGGTGCTCCAAGATCTCTGATGCTGGCATCAAACATATCGCTTCCATTGAAAGCTTGGAGAAGCTACATGTGTCGCAAACCGGGTTGACTGACAATGGAGTTATGGCCATTTCGTCACTGATAAACTTACGTTTATTAGATTTGGGGGGAGTTCGTTTCACAGACAAAGCACTACGGTCTTTACAG GTATTGACACAGCTTGAGCACCTTGATATATGGGGCAGTGAAATTACCAATGAGGGAGCTTCTGTCCTTATTGCATTTACATCTTTGAGCTTCTTGAATATTTCTTGGACACGTGTGACATGCTTACCAATTCTTCCGACCTTGAGGTGTCTAAATATGAGCAACTGCACAATTCATTCTATTTGCAATGGGGAATTCCAAGTTCTTATTCATCTGGAAAAGTTGGTTATCTCCGCAGCATCATTTGGCAACATTGGTGAAGTTTTTTCAAGCATCCTACCAAGTTCACTGACATACTTGGATATGTCCAGTTGCTCTTCAAGCAACTTGTATTTCTTGGGAAATATGAGGAATCTAGAGCACTTGGACCTTAGCTACAGCAGAATAATTAGCGATGCAGTTGAATATATTGCAAATATTGGAATGAACCTTATGTTTTTGAGCCTGAGTAATTCTGAAGTAACTTCTCAAGCACTGTGTGTTCTGGCAGGAACAGTTCCAAGTCTGACAACACTGTCTTTAGCTCATACAAAAATTGATGATTCTGCTTTATTATACATAAGCATGATGCCTTCACTGAGAATTTTAAACCTGAGTCGCACATGTATCAAAG GTTTCATGATGGAAAACTCTGTGAAAGTATTGTCTCTCTCTGCGCTTGAAGAACTCAAATACCTGGAAAGCctaaatttgaataatacaCAGCTGATGGATGATGTTATACCTCCCTTAGCATCCTTTAGAGCACTGAAATATTTGTTCCTAAAAAGTGATTTCTTGTCTGATCCTGCCTTGCATGCACTGTCTTCTGCCTCAAATTTGATACATCTTGGGTTCTGTGGGAATATATTGTCCACCACTGGGCTTAGAAAGTTTGTTCCCCCTGCCACGCTGCGTATGTTGGATTTAAGCGGCTGTTGGATCTTAACAGGAGATGCAATTTCAGCATTCTGTACGTGTCACCCTGTGATTGAAGTGAGACATGAGCTTATACAGGAACTTCAGGCAAATTATGGTGGTACTTCGCATCTTCACAAGTCCTCTAGACAACCTCAACAGGTAAAAgcaaaagtggcaaaaagtttGGCTGGCCCAAGTAGACTTGCTGATATCTGCTTTGTAG ATGAAAGAATAAAGTACAGCAAGGAAGAAATGATGGAGCTTCAACACCAAGCTAAATCAAATTCTTCGATGAATGTTGCGCAGCTTCCACCAGAACTGCGAAGATCAGTCTGA